The proteins below are encoded in one region of Terriglobia bacterium:
- a CDS encoding APC family permease → MPDPSAKKTALARTLRTTEYFTLAFGTMVGVGWLIVIDDWLGRGGPGGAMLGFLLGGLALVPIAFVYGKFVRAIPDAASELAYATTVFPASVGYFAGWLMTLAYLIVCPWEAVAIGKVVSYLLPALQTCEIYRVGGVPVYLPSLLLGLMTTAFVVILNYRGIRLSARFQNLITFALLALFAAFTMTGSTRDRVDNLRPFFSRSLDSGWAGVVISIVMVLQIVPYFMTGFESVPKCSEEAREGFNPRGFMRAIFLGLGTGTVFYVVIIGVVAALVPWQTLTNERYATAVAFRRAFGSDFIVRAVILAALLSLLKVFNANFLTASRLIFALGRREMIPARMGRVHPRFQSPHQAVLFCAAVTVAGALLGESILIPVTEVGSLCSALGWLVTCVAFIFWRGAEPGGVPQKRREIAIAGAGGVVAIALLLLKLLPFVPGSFRLWEYLSLGSWIALGAMLWRRPRKIQDLSVP, encoded by the coding sequence GTGCCGGATCCTTCCGCGAAAAAGACTGCTCTGGCGCGCACCTTGCGCACGACCGAATACTTCACGCTCGCCTTCGGAACCATGGTGGGCGTGGGGTGGTTGATTGTCATCGATGACTGGCTCGGGCGCGGAGGGCCTGGCGGGGCCATGCTCGGGTTTCTTCTCGGCGGCCTGGCTCTGGTGCCGATCGCGTTCGTCTACGGCAAGTTCGTCCGCGCAATCCCCGATGCCGCCAGTGAACTCGCCTACGCGACCACCGTGTTTCCCGCTTCCGTCGGGTATTTCGCCGGCTGGCTCATGACCCTGGCCTATCTGATCGTCTGCCCATGGGAAGCGGTCGCCATCGGGAAAGTGGTGTCCTACCTCCTGCCTGCGCTCCAGACATGCGAGATCTATCGGGTCGGAGGCGTACCCGTCTACCTTCCTTCGTTGCTCCTGGGGCTTATGACAACCGCGTTCGTTGTCATTTTGAATTACCGCGGCATCAGGTTGAGCGCGCGTTTCCAGAACCTGATCACGTTCGCGTTGCTGGCGCTCTTCGCCGCCTTCACGATGACGGGATCGACGCGGGACCGGGTCGACAACCTGCGGCCTTTTTTCAGCCGCAGCCTGGACAGTGGCTGGGCCGGCGTCGTGATCTCGATCGTGATGGTCCTCCAGATCGTGCCCTATTTCATGACCGGCTTCGAATCGGTTCCGAAGTGCTCCGAGGAGGCGCGCGAGGGCTTTAACCCGCGCGGCTTCATGCGCGCCATTTTTCTGGGGCTCGGGACAGGAACCGTCTTCTATGTAGTCATCATTGGCGTAGTCGCAGCCCTGGTCCCCTGGCAGACTTTGACCAACGAGCGCTATGCCACGGCCGTGGCTTTCAGGCGTGCCTTCGGCTCGGATTTTATCGTCCGGGCAGTCATCCTGGCAGCTCTGTTGTCTCTGCTGAAAGTTTTCAACGCCAACTTTCTCACCGCGTCACGCCTGATTTTCGCCCTCGGCCGGCGCGAAATGATCCCGGCGCGAATGGGCAGGGTCCACCCGCGTTTTCAGTCACCCCATCAAGCCGTGCTTTTTTGCGCCGCGGTGACCGTCGCAGGCGCGCTGCTCGGCGAGTCCATTCTGATTCCCGTGACGGAAGTGGGTTCGTTGTGCTCCGCGCTGGGATGGCTGGTCACCTGCGTCGCTTTCATCTTCTGGCGCGGCGCGGAACCGGGGGGCGTTCCTCAAAAGCGCAGGGAGATTGCGATCGCAGGTGCCGGCGGGGTGGTGGCGATTGCGCTCCTGTTGCTGAAGCTCCTCCCCTTCGTTCCGGGAAGCTTCCGCCTGTGGGAGTACCTGTCGCTGGGAAGCTGGATCGCGCTCGGCGCAATGCTGTGGCGCCGGCCTCGAAAAATACAGGATCTCAGCGTGCCATGA
- a CDS encoding alpha/beta hydrolase produces the protein MMVEGMTDAKPLALLIPGLDGTGNLFYRQLEALAGKYRVRPWNYGPGTDFDLAGLTHKLASATSGEAPGSILVVGESFGGLVALNYVLHYPERVRRLVLVNAFPYYRRRLRLRLAHALTPLLLLKAAQGVKDLIADRTLLWEGVSAEDRKRYLEIIRQVDPEAYRRRLQLIREVDLRPRLVEIAVPTVLLAAGRDKVVPSVLEARFMAARIPRARVHEFPTAGHALLLTPGISLTDYEGEDS, from the coding sequence ATGATGGTTGAAGGGATGACCGATGCGAAACCACTCGCCTTGCTCATACCGGGACTGGACGGCACGGGCAACCTCTTCTATCGGCAACTGGAGGCATTGGCGGGCAAATATCGGGTCCGCCCTTGGAACTATGGGCCGGGCACGGATTTCGACCTGGCCGGCCTCACCCACAAACTGGCCTCGGCGACCTCGGGCGAAGCGCCGGGTTCCATCCTGGTTGTCGGCGAATCCTTCGGCGGGCTCGTAGCCCTGAACTACGTTCTGCACTATCCCGAACGGGTGCGCCGCCTGGTCCTGGTGAACGCTTTCCCCTATTATCGCCGGCGGCTACGCCTTCGTCTGGCGCATGCACTCACTCCGCTGCTGCTGCTCAAAGCAGCCCAGGGTGTAAAGGACCTCATCGCCGATCGCACTCTGCTCTGGGAAGGAGTTTCGGCAGAGGATCGCAAGCGTTATCTCGAGATAATCAGGCAGGTCGATCCGGAAGCCTATCGGCGGCGCCTGCAACTGATCCGGGAGGTCGACTTGAGGCCTCGGTTGGTGGAGATCGCCGTACCCACGGTGCTTCTGGCTGCGGGGCGTGACAAGGTGGTGCCATCTGTGCTGGAGGCGCGTTTTATGGCCGCGCGGATCCCGCGTGCCAGGGTGCACGAGTTTCCCACAGCCGGTCATGCCTTGTTGCTGACGCCGGGTATCTCTCTGACAGATTATGAGGGCGAGGACTCATAG
- a CDS encoding metallopeptidase family protein has product MKRSVFDAQVRKALGRIPQLFLDAMKNIEIVVEDWPDPDLMEEVAGERDAVLYGLFSGRPLPLRAVDDWGEPPDLIYLYRGPLEADFPDAEELAREIEITLVHEIAHYMGFDEETLKEYGYE; this is encoded by the coding sequence ATGAAGCGCAGCGTGTTCGACGCCCAGGTCAGAAAAGCACTTGGCAGGATTCCGCAACTATTCCTGGACGCCATGAAGAACATAGAGATCGTAGTGGAAGACTGGCCGGATCCTGACTTGATGGAGGAGGTGGCGGGCGAACGCGATGCAGTTCTGTACGGCCTGTTCAGCGGCAGACCTTTGCCTCTGCGCGCTGTCGATGACTGGGGTGAGCCACCGGACCTCATCTACCTGTATCGCGGACCGTTGGAGGCAGACTTCCCTGACGCAGAAGAGCTGGCGCGCGAGATCGAGATCACCCTGGTCCACGAGATCGCCCACTACATGGGCTTCGACGAAGAGACCCTGAAAGAATACGGGTACGAGTAA
- a CDS encoding M28 family peptidase, producing MKSFSLTLALSVLALALAGCGGSTPPAATKTPAEIFGQIDGNAVLEHTKILSSDEFQGRFPGSKGEDFTVAYIADQFRKAGLKPGNPDKTWVQNVPLVGITPDPNVTLTFNKGSKEQKLKFKDDFVAWTKHVADTAELQASELVFVGYGVQAPEFSWDDYKGADLKGKTLVMLVGDPPVPDPNDPTKLDDKVFGGRAMTYYGRWSYKYETGAKMGAAGVLIVHETEPAGYPFAVVQNKIGEQFDLVTEDKNMSRVSIEGWISLDQARTLFAMAGKNFDALKNQALSRSFRPVPFGVNASITLNNKVRTIQSRNVVGKLEGSDRSLKEEYVVYTAHWDHLGIGIEVNGDKIYHGAQDNATGIGGLIELARAFNNVRPQPGRSVLFLAVTAEEQGLLGSGYYAEKPLYPLARTLAVINMDVLNVYGKTRDVTIVGLGNSELDDYAGQVAAEQGRVIKPDPTPEKGSYYRSDHYPFAKQGVPALASGSGIDFIGKPDDYGKKVKAEYTANVYHKPADVVRSDWDMSGAVQDLQFYGLIGYRVAQAAKYPEWKAGSEFKARRDAQLKAAGYR from the coding sequence ATGAAGTCATTCTCACTCACACTGGCCCTTTCGGTGCTCGCCCTGGCCCTGGCGGGCTGCGGGGGATCCACGCCACCCGCCGCCACGAAAACGCCTGCGGAAATATTCGGACAGATCGACGGCAACGCCGTTTTGGAGCACACCAAAATTCTCTCCTCCGATGAATTTCAGGGCCGCTTCCCAGGCTCAAAGGGCGAGGACTTCACGGTGGCCTACATAGCGGATCAGTTTCGCAAGGCCGGGTTGAAACCCGGCAATCCCGACAAAACCTGGGTGCAGAACGTTCCGCTCGTCGGCATCACTCCCGACCCCAACGTCACCCTCACCTTCAACAAGGGGAGCAAAGAACAAAAGCTCAAGTTTAAGGACGATTTCGTTGCCTGGACCAAACATGTGGCCGACACCGCGGAACTCCAGGCTTCGGAACTGGTCTTCGTGGGCTACGGCGTGCAGGCACCGGAGTTCTCCTGGGACGATTACAAGGGTGCGGACCTGAAGGGAAAGACGCTGGTCATGCTGGTCGGTGACCCGCCGGTGCCGGACCCGAACGATCCGACGAAGCTCGACGACAAGGTCTTCGGTGGCCGGGCGATGACTTATTACGGTCGCTGGAGCTACAAATACGAGACCGGCGCCAAAATGGGCGCTGCCGGCGTTCTGATCGTGCATGAAACCGAGCCGGCAGGCTATCCCTTCGCGGTGGTGCAGAACAAGATCGGCGAGCAGTTCGACCTGGTCACCGAAGACAAGAACATGTCCCGTGTCTCAATCGAAGGCTGGATCAGCCTCGATCAGGCCAGGACGCTGTTCGCAATGGCCGGGAAGAATTTCGACGCGCTCAAAAATCAGGCATTATCCCGCAGCTTCAGGCCAGTGCCCTTCGGCGTCAACGCTTCCATCACGCTGAACAACAAGGTGAGGACCATTCAGTCGCGGAATGTGGTCGGCAAGCTCGAAGGCAGTGACCGGAGCCTGAAGGAAGAGTATGTCGTCTACACCGCGCACTGGGACCACCTTGGCATTGGAATCGAAGTGAACGGCGACAAGATCTACCATGGTGCGCAGGATAATGCGACCGGCATCGGCGGCCTGATCGAGTTGGCGCGTGCCTTCAACAATGTGAGACCGCAACCCGGGCGTTCCGTTCTGTTCCTGGCCGTAACCGCCGAGGAGCAGGGGCTTCTCGGTTCCGGGTATTATGCCGAGAAACCGCTTTACCCGTTGGCCAGGACCCTTGCTGTCATCAACATGGACGTCCTGAACGTGTATGGGAAAACCAGAGACGTCACCATCGTCGGTCTCGGGAACTCGGAGTTAGACGATTATGCCGGTCAGGTGGCAGCCGAGCAGGGACGCGTCATCAAGCCCGATCCTACGCCGGAAAAGGGCTCCTATTACCGCTCCGATCACTACCCCTTTGCCAAGCAGGGCGTGCCTGCCCTCGCCAGCGGCAGCGGGATCGACTTCATCGGAAAGCCTGACGATTACGGCAAGAAGGTCAAGGCCGAATACACCGCCAATGTGTATCACAAGCCCGCGGATGTCGTGCGCTCCGACTGGGACATGAGCGGTGCGGTTCAGGATCTGCAGTTTTATGGCCTGATCGGCTACCGCGTGGCACAGGCAGCCAAATATCCGGAGTGGAAAGCAGGCAGTGAATTCAAGGCCAGGCGCGATGCGCAGCTCAAGGCAGCCGGATACCGCTAG
- a CDS encoding MTH1187 family thiamine-binding protein, which translates to MKVIADLCVVPLGVGVSLGRYVAECERILKKAGLKVRLHAYGTNIEGEWDEVMAAIKECHQALHAMGVPRLSSSVKLGTRIDREQTMEDKLRSVEEKL; encoded by the coding sequence ATGAAAGTAATCGCAGATCTTTGCGTTGTTCCCCTCGGCGTCGGTGTGAGCCTCGGGCGCTATGTCGCCGAGTGCGAACGTATCCTCAAGAAGGCCGGATTGAAGGTGAGGCTGCATGCCTATGGCACGAACATTGAGGGCGAATGGGACGAGGTGATGGCCGCGATAAAGGAGTGTCACCAGGCCCTGCACGCGATGGGAGTGCCCCGGCTCAGTTCCTCTGTCAAGCTGGGCACCAGGATCGACCGTGAGCAGACCATGGAGGATAAACTGCGGAGCGTCGAGGAAAAACTCTAA
- a CDS encoding TraR/DksA family transcriptional regulator translates to MPAEKKNRRKNLEEILRKERAKLQSALHSELSEKLGEGHSSHFENALDTGDLSFVDLLETIGIKIVDIHQEELAKMVEAERKLKDGTYGVCEICGSEISAPRLAARPFAIHCIRCAERIEGGEVRGKGPTL, encoded by the coding sequence ATGCCCGCAGAGAAAAAGAACCGGCGGAAGAATCTGGAGGAGATACTCCGGAAAGAAAGGGCAAAGCTGCAAAGCGCGCTCCACTCCGAGCTGTCTGAGAAGCTCGGCGAGGGACACAGCAGTCATTTCGAAAACGCCCTCGACACAGGAGACCTGTCCTTCGTCGACCTGCTGGAGACCATTGGTATCAAGATTGTGGATATCCACCAGGAAGAGCTCGCAAAGATGGTTGAGGCTGAGAGGAAACTCAAGGACGGGACCTACGGCGTCTGCGAAATCTGCGGCAGCGAGATCAGCGCTCCACGCCTCGCGGCACGGCCATTTGCGATCCACTGCATCCGCTGCGCCGAACGCATCGAGGGCGGCGAAGTTCGAGGGAAGGGTCCCACGCTTTGA